One genomic segment of Vibrio penaeicida includes these proteins:
- the glpK gene encoding glycerol kinase GlpK codes for MEVRNKVIVALDQGTTSSRAIIFDQSANILSTTQREFSQIYPKGGWVEHDPMEIWGTQRSSLTEVLAQSDIDNEQVAAIGITNQRETTIVWDKNTGHPVYNAIVWQCRRTAETCDAIKAQGWGDYIQQTTGLVVDAYFSGSKIQWILDNVEGVRERAEKGELLFGTVDTWLIWKLTNGKSHVTDVSNASRSMLFNIHTLEWDNKLLELFNIPRSMMPEVKSSSEVYGYANIGGGTEIPISGIAGDQQAAMIGQQCFTKGMVKNTYGTGCFLLMNTGDQAIQSKHGLLTTIAYKIGDEIAYALEGSVFMGGATVQWLRDELGLIRDASDTQYFAEKVEDSNGVYLVPAFVGLGAPYWDPHARGTLTGITRGTNRNHIIRATLESIAYQSRDVLEAMEEDAGIKLNQVRVDGGAVANDFLMQFQSDIMHTKVVRPSVTESTALGAAILAGLAVGFWQDKKELDDKRQVDKVFSPQMKREEQSRLYEGWKQAIRQTQAK; via the coding sequence ATGGAAGTACGCAACAAAGTCATCGTTGCCTTGGATCAGGGAACAACCAGCTCTCGCGCTATCATCTTCGATCAGAGTGCTAATATTTTGAGCACGACACAGCGTGAATTTAGTCAGATCTATCCGAAAGGCGGATGGGTTGAACACGATCCAATGGAAATTTGGGGGACGCAGCGTTCTTCCTTAACTGAAGTCTTAGCTCAATCGGACATTGATAACGAGCAAGTCGCCGCAATCGGTATTACCAACCAACGTGAAACCACCATTGTTTGGGACAAAAACACGGGACACCCTGTTTACAATGCGATTGTTTGGCAATGCCGCCGCACAGCTGAAACTTGTGATGCAATTAAAGCGCAAGGCTGGGGAGACTACATTCAACAAACCACGGGTTTAGTGGTTGATGCGTACTTCTCTGGTTCTAAAATTCAATGGATTCTTGATAACGTAGAAGGCGTGCGAGAGAGAGCTGAAAAAGGGGAGCTCTTGTTCGGAACGGTCGATACTTGGTTGATCTGGAAACTCACCAATGGTAAATCCCATGTGACTGATGTATCGAATGCATCCCGCTCTATGCTATTCAACATTCATACATTGGAATGGGATAACAAGCTGTTGGAGCTGTTTAATATTCCGCGCAGCATGATGCCTGAAGTGAAGTCGAGCAGTGAAGTGTACGGCTATGCCAACATAGGTGGTGGGACAGAAATCCCTATCTCCGGCATTGCAGGTGACCAGCAAGCCGCGATGATTGGTCAGCAGTGCTTTACTAAGGGCATGGTGAAAAATACCTACGGAACGGGTTGCTTCTTGTTGATGAACACGGGCGATCAAGCCATTCAGTCTAAGCATGGGTTGCTAACCACCATCGCGTATAAAATAGGCGATGAAATAGCGTATGCCTTGGAAGGCAGTGTCTTTATGGGCGGAGCAACTGTGCAGTGGTTACGAGATGAATTAGGCTTGATCCGCGATGCCTCCGACACGCAATATTTTGCTGAGAAAGTCGAGGATTCGAATGGTGTTTATCTGGTGCCTGCATTTGTAGGGCTTGGTGCACCGTATTGGGATCCTCATGCCAGAGGTACGCTCACTGGCATTACGCGAGGCACTAACCGAAACCACATCATACGCGCCACATTGGAGTCTATTGCCTACCAAAGCCGCGATGTTCTTGAAGCTATGGAAGAAGATGCGGGTATTAAGCTAAATCAGGTTCGTGTAGATGGTGGTGCCGTTGCGAATGATTTCCTCATGCAATTTCAATCCGACATAATGCACACCAAAGTGGTGCGCCCTTCGGTAACCGAATCAACGGCATTAGGTGCCGCTATACTCGCGGGGTTAGCTGTCGGTTTTTGGCAAGATAAGAAAGAGTTAGACGATAAGCGCCAAGTGGACAAAGTGTTCTCACCACAGATGAAACGAGAAGAGCAATCACGTCTCTATGAAGGATGGAAGCAAGCGATACGTCAAACTCAAGCAAAATAA
- a CDS encoding aspartyl protease family protein: MKKLNIIFISVVLLLGCTSNTPQNGLHEVLLTKPYTETSRFHTVVPVLTIKNKMYLYASINGKRYSFIFDTGSPTILTKQVATDLGLEIMGTNKGKDANGNLVSMDLSIADSISIGDVNFRNVPVFIFDPSHLTGASCYLEGGVIGSEILPLATWQLNFYDSEIVITSDRRKLDYINNASRASLKQGGYPHAPIFEHRINGKFKDNALFDTGNTELLNLNPLALQQMITDGVIPNPKVEGHGSFGESAGGEAEPTTYYQAAIESMSIGGLELENFYAWSRTTTPTLIGAKLLEDHIVTLDYPNRNAYFYSLHERKRDKESAKEPVNWGFRTSIGELNALNVSFLESPSIAENAGLQLGDRVLKVSYRDTTYIAPEKHCEILRWLPRAYDGQNLELKVLRGDDHKIIRMER, from the coding sequence ATGAAAAAACTTAATATAATATTTATCAGCGTCGTACTTTTGCTTGGCTGCACAAGCAACACACCACAAAACGGTTTACATGAGGTTTTACTGACTAAGCCATACACGGAAACTAGCCGTTTCCATACCGTCGTTCCCGTGCTTACTATTAAGAACAAGATGTATCTCTACGCCAGTATCAATGGAAAGCGGTATAGCTTTATCTTTGACACAGGCTCACCCACAATTCTGACCAAGCAGGTTGCCACCGATCTTGGGTTAGAAATCATGGGCACCAACAAAGGAAAAGACGCAAATGGAAACCTCGTTTCCATGGATTTGTCGATTGCAGATTCAATATCAATAGGTGACGTCAATTTTCGCAATGTCCCTGTCTTTATATTCGATCCATCGCACCTTACAGGGGCGTCATGCTACTTAGAAGGTGGGGTCATAGGCTCTGAAATTCTTCCACTAGCAACCTGGCAGCTCAATTTTTATGATAGTGAGATTGTCATAACCAGTGACAGGCGAAAATTGGACTACATTAACAACGCCTCCCGCGCTTCGCTTAAGCAGGGCGGCTACCCACACGCGCCGATTTTTGAACATCGCATAAACGGGAAATTTAAAGACAATGCGCTGTTTGATACAGGCAATACTGAGTTACTGAACCTTAACCCGCTAGCGCTGCAACAAATGATCACTGACGGAGTAATCCCTAACCCCAAAGTTGAGGGGCATGGTTCATTTGGCGAATCAGCCGGTGGAGAAGCAGAACCAACCACGTATTATCAAGCCGCCATTGAAAGTATGAGTATCGGTGGATTGGAGCTGGAAAATTTCTACGCTTGGAGCCGCACAACCACACCAACACTGATTGGCGCAAAACTGCTGGAAGATCATATAGTCACGCTGGACTACCCAAATAGAAATGCCTATTTCTATTCACTTCACGAAAGAAAAAGAGATAAAGAGAGCGCTAAGGAGCCTGTCAATTGGGGCTTTCGAACCAGTATCGGCGAATTAAACGCTCTTAACGTGAGTTTTCTCGAGTCCCCTTCAATTGCAGAAAATGCTGGGCTCCAATTGGGCGACCGAGTTCTAAAAGTGAGTTACCGAGATACCACCTATATCGCACCGGAAAAGCATTGTGAAATACTTCGCTGGCTACCCAGAGCATATGATGGTCAAAATCTTGAGCTAAAAGTACTGCGTGGTGACGACCATAAAATCATTCGAATGGAGCGATAA
- the glpD gene encoding glycerol-3-phosphate dehydrogenase — protein sequence MSTQAEFDKTTSAKHHSSKSEEYDVVIIGGGINGVAVAADAAGRGLKVGLYEMSDLASATSSASSKLIHGGLRYLEHYEFRLVSEALAEREVLLKNAPHLVAPMRFQLPHRPHLRPAWMIRAGLFLYDHIGKRVSLPASHGVNFAQSSPLLPEMKVGFEYSDCAVDDARLVVANAQMATQFGATVETRSRCIDATRSADGWEIEIENTQDHSVKTVTAKALVNAAGPWVDRFFDSQLKMRSPRGIRLVKGSHIVVPRLYPENHAFILQNEDNRIVFVIPYQDKYSCIGTTDVEYQGDPSKVEISQDEITYLCDIVNQHFVEKVSPGDVINTWSGVRPLCDDESSDAQAVTRDYTIELDDMFDDAPLLSIFGGKLTTYRKLGQAAVNKLAPFFPKMKEEWTKSAILPGGDFSNREQLSTALQHSYPWLNQDIIRRWVRAYGTLSHRIIGQRTSIEDMGTDFGHGLYQAEVDYLVQHEWATTTDDILWRRSKLGIEFSELDVEKLELYLNKPEARLGIAV from the coding sequence ATGTCAACGCAAGCTGAATTCGATAAAACGACTTCTGCTAAACATCACTCAAGCAAGAGTGAAGAATACGATGTCGTGATCATTGGTGGCGGAATCAATGGTGTAGCAGTCGCTGCGGATGCGGCAGGTCGCGGGTTAAAAGTCGGGCTGTACGAGATGTCGGATCTCGCTTCAGCGACATCGTCTGCAAGCAGCAAGCTCATTCACGGTGGTTTACGCTACCTTGAACATTACGAATTTCGCTTAGTGAGTGAAGCACTCGCAGAACGTGAAGTGCTATTAAAAAATGCACCTCACCTTGTTGCTCCTATGCGCTTTCAGTTACCTCATCGTCCTCACCTTCGCCCTGCATGGATGATCCGTGCTGGTTTGTTTCTTTACGATCACATTGGTAAACGTGTCTCTCTACCCGCAAGCCACGGCGTTAACTTTGCCCAATCCAGCCCATTACTGCCAGAAATGAAAGTAGGCTTTGAGTATTCAGATTGCGCGGTCGATGATGCTCGTTTAGTGGTTGCAAACGCTCAAATGGCGACGCAATTTGGCGCGACTGTGGAAACTCGTTCTCGATGCATCGACGCCACTCGCAGCGCTGATGGTTGGGAAATCGAGATTGAAAATACACAAGATCATTCAGTGAAAACCGTAACGGCAAAGGCACTTGTTAACGCTGCTGGACCTTGGGTGGACCGCTTTTTTGATAGCCAGCTTAAGATGCGCTCTCCTCGTGGTATTCGTCTAGTAAAAGGCAGCCACATCGTTGTTCCGCGTTTGTACCCTGAAAACCATGCCTTTATCTTGCAAAACGAAGACAATCGCATTGTGTTTGTTATCCCATATCAAGACAAATACTCCTGCATTGGTACGACCGATGTGGAATATCAAGGCGATCCTTCAAAAGTAGAAATCAGCCAAGATGAAATCACTTATCTGTGTGACATTGTGAACCAGCATTTTGTGGAAAAAGTCTCTCCAGGCGATGTGATTAATACGTGGTCAGGTGTACGTCCACTTTGTGATGACGAATCTTCAGACGCACAAGCAGTAACGCGTGATTACACCATCGAGCTGGATGATATGTTTGATGATGCCCCATTATTGTCTATCTTCGGCGGTAAGCTCACCACTTACCGTAAGTTAGGGCAAGCCGCAGTAAACAAGCTCGCGCCATTCTTCCCTAAAATGAAGGAGGAATGGACAAAGTCAGCCATACTTCCAGGTGGCGATTTTTCCAATCGCGAACAGCTTTCGACTGCACTTCAGCATAGTTACCCATGGCTCAACCAAGACATCATCCGTCGCTGGGTACGCGCTTATGGAACACTAAGCCATCGAATCATTGGGCAAAGAACCAGCATAGAAGACATGGGCACCGATTTCGGTCACGGATTATATCAAGCCGAAGTGGATTACTTAGTTCAGCATGAATGGGCAACCACAACGGACGATATCTTATGGCGACGATCCAAGCTTGGTATAGAGTTTAGTGAATTGGATGTGGAAAAACTTGAGCTCTATTTAAACAAACCTGAAGCAAGGTTAGGAATCGCCGTTTAA
- a CDS encoding protein kinase domain-containing protein yields the protein MLDGVVNPMNTSRGRELVTRVKAHQLITIGESPDRYIKQFETKEPLEREWAALQECRGSQIQKVLDVDWSNLQLTLEFDQHAIPLSDFNPQDVALFTSLLSHVIQSIKHCHKNGWVHGDIKPSNILYVPNLRTIRLIDFGASHRIGTSREALTDWQATPMFASPNQLSGEGLVDTGDDWFPLLQIIDQVMSVARDNSIRSTLFTWRDALSIEV from the coding sequence ATGTTAGACGGTGTAGTGAATCCGATGAATACGTCACGTGGTCGAGAATTAGTCACGCGAGTTAAAGCTCACCAGTTAATAACAATTGGTGAGTCACCGGATCGCTACATCAAACAATTTGAGACAAAAGAGCCACTTGAGCGTGAATGGGCTGCTCTTCAGGAATGCAGAGGCAGTCAAATTCAAAAGGTACTGGATGTGGATTGGTCGAACCTGCAGCTTACGCTGGAATTTGATCAACACGCTATACCTCTGAGTGACTTTAACCCGCAGGATGTGGCGCTGTTTACGTCGTTACTATCACACGTAATTCAGTCAATCAAACACTGCCATAAAAACGGCTGGGTGCATGGTGACATTAAGCCTTCCAACATACTTTATGTCCCTAATTTAAGAACAATTCGATTGATTGATTTCGGGGCCAGTCATCGCATTGGAACTTCTCGGGAAGCACTCACTGATTGGCAGGCAACCCCAATGTTTGCATCGCCCAATCAATTGAGTGGAGAAGGGCTAGTGGATACGGGAGATGACTGGTTTCCGCTACTTCAAATCATCGATCAGGTCATGTCTGTAGCACGTGACAACTCAATACGCTCAACGCTTTTCACATGGCGAGATGCCTTAAGCATTGAGGTTTAA
- a CDS encoding GlxA family transcriptional regulator — MEKRPITLTALAFADAPVTSISGPIEVLTIAAFLAGAPQPIINIVTQDNMPVNGLGGVALSPTIAMEDVRETDILLVGSVGFPDKELKACSEAALQWLKSFESKNIPIISICTGAFALAKADLLSKCNATTHWHFANMYRDMFPEIKLRVERRVTCDNNRYCTSGISGYSDVMMLIVEQLFGLTVRENCHQFIFGDTDQVQQKSLAKFIPYRQHNDSLIHQLQDWMHSSHNYQFSVSELSKRIHLSERQMKRRFKLATGQTPIQYIQQIRLSTAKDRLEKTKQTVEEISRAVGYEDVRYFRELFKKSNDMTPLEYRKRYQH; from the coding sequence GTGGAAAAAAGACCCATAACATTAACTGCACTTGCATTTGCTGACGCTCCGGTTACTTCAATCTCTGGACCAATCGAAGTTTTGACTATTGCCGCCTTTCTTGCTGGCGCACCGCAACCCATAATTAACATCGTAACTCAGGACAACATGCCCGTTAACGGTTTGGGGGGAGTAGCACTTTCCCCTACCATCGCAATGGAAGATGTCAGAGAAACCGACATACTGCTAGTCGGCTCTGTCGGTTTTCCAGATAAAGAACTCAAAGCTTGTTCAGAAGCTGCACTTCAATGGCTAAAAAGCTTTGAAAGCAAAAACATCCCCATCATTTCCATCTGCACAGGTGCGTTTGCGCTCGCCAAAGCAGATTTATTGTCGAAGTGTAACGCTACAACGCACTGGCACTTCGCCAACATGTACCGTGATATGTTTCCGGAAATCAAACTTCGCGTTGAACGTCGCGTTACATGTGATAATAACCGTTACTGCACCTCAGGTATCAGCGGTTATAGCGATGTCATGATGTTGATCGTAGAGCAACTCTTTGGTTTAACTGTACGCGAAAATTGCCATCAATTTATCTTTGGTGACACCGACCAAGTGCAGCAAAAATCGCTGGCTAAATTTATCCCTTATCGCCAGCATAACGATTCATTAATCCATCAGCTTCAAGACTGGATGCACAGTAGCCACAATTATCAGTTTTCGGTATCTGAATTGAGCAAACGCATCCACTTGAGTGAGAGACAGATGAAGCGTCGATTCAAACTGGCGACCGGACAAACACCGATTCAATACATTCAGCAGATTCGGCTTTCCACAGCTAAAGACAGATTGGAGAAAACTAAGCAGACTGTAGAGGAAATTAGCCGAGCAGTGGGTTACGAAGACGTGCGATACTTCCGGGAATTGTTCAAGAAATCGAATGACATGACGCCCTTGGAATATCGAAAGCGTTATCAGCATTAA
- the icmH gene encoding type IVB secretion system protein IcmH/DotU, with product MAGLFNEEPTVQIHRQAANTQSKERSNLSPKADTSGTEQLIENLTVYGSPLMNAATELLGILVTIKRQGAPRDINRFRQQLLDAIEAFRLRGLHLDYHPNVIEKSCFVLCAAFDEAVLYTPWGERARWENHSLLSKVFLQRNGGEAFFILLEKACQQPNKLSDFIELQYVLLTLGFKGRYRHEDESQLHDITSRAYGLIRRYRNESALPVPQTPKLIEGKQPWLMISMGKTLGLTFLILATGYGFTEYWYHSRSQPLLAQFGAIDMSGVSLKKTSGELLYLSTDEDLGREQENLEEITGMQGKVVAQQWEIVLAVFSRSRDATRLSSELNQAGYESFTRESDHGVELYIHAGDDLSEIRKLKNELNVRFGLNATIRRAQK from the coding sequence ATGGCAGGACTATTTAACGAAGAACCCACGGTTCAAATTCATCGCCAAGCAGCGAATACACAAAGTAAAGAGCGGAGTAATCTGAGCCCGAAAGCGGACACGTCGGGTACCGAGCAGTTAATTGAAAACCTAACGGTATACGGCAGTCCGCTGATGAATGCGGCAACGGAACTATTGGGTATTTTGGTTACGATCAAACGCCAAGGTGCGCCACGCGATATTAACCGCTTTCGCCAACAATTGCTGGATGCGATTGAAGCCTTCCGTTTACGCGGTTTGCACTTGGATTATCACCCCAATGTTATCGAAAAAAGTTGTTTCGTGTTGTGTGCTGCCTTTGATGAAGCGGTGCTCTACACCCCATGGGGAGAGCGTGCTCGCTGGGAAAATCATTCGCTTTTGAGCAAGGTTTTTTTACAACGCAACGGCGGCGAAGCCTTTTTCATCTTGCTTGAGAAAGCTTGCCAGCAGCCAAACAAACTTTCGGACTTCATTGAGCTTCAGTACGTGTTGCTGACCCTTGGCTTCAAAGGGCGTTATCGCCATGAAGATGAAAGTCAATTGCATGATATTACTTCCCGCGCTTACGGGCTGATTCGTCGCTATCGCAATGAAAGCGCTTTGCCAGTCCCGCAAACCCCTAAATTGATCGAAGGGAAACAACCTTGGCTGATGATCAGCATGGGAAAAACGTTGGGACTGACGTTTTTGATTCTCGCCACTGGATATGGTTTTACCGAGTATTGGTATCACAGCCGATCTCAGCCGCTACTGGCACAATTCGGCGCTATTGATATGTCTGGTGTGAGCTTAAAGAAAACCAGCGGAGAACTGCTTTACCTAAGTACGGATGAAGATCTGGGGCGAGAGCAAGAAAACCTTGAAGAGATAACGGGGATGCAGGGCAAAGTGGTTGCTCAGCAGTGGGAAATTGTTCTGGCCGTTTTCTCTCGTTCTAGAGATGCTACTCGCTTGTCTTCAGAGCTGAATCAAGCCGGTTACGAGTCGTTCACTCGTGAGTCGGATCATGGTGTTGAGTTATACATTCATGCGGGCGATGACTTGAGCGAAATTCGAAAACTGAAAAACGAACTGAATGTACGTTTTGGACTAAACGCCACGATAAGAAGAGCGCAGAAGTAA
- the tssM gene encoding type VI secretion system membrane subunit TssM — MFKKIFSIVLAVAAIVGSITLWVYLPEGKPTWLKWVATGLTSIILIFTALWWWKQRNLSQAESEEHDLEVLLKQDTRVIQQLFRVATKKILGQGRNKLESLYNLPWYLVVGGEKDAKSAILLQNGFEPVNDRYLDESDTEQYLRFWINDNAVVVEVGHRIFDSEGIDEALWKVLAKQFLKYRPRQGLNGIVAVIGCDRLMIGDKKERAKLSGIYQEAVLSMGGELDLNLPVYAAFSKADSIADFTGFFESFTACDSENPFGITFECDQLRRYDKHQFEAESHKLIQSIAEQQFELLRNVNSEKSGSIIAWPYQLRIFLERVNELLTDIGRENRVREAVWIRGAYMMSSGQKGVEHDLLTQVVAQRAEFNSVRQEDQQPNRRGYFTQRLFNKVILPEKNIVGVNEWRHAGYFAFRSAVLVSIVALISIAGLKLKDNWNVDEDWRTAALAQIRFYKSGINELSNDYSMSEMIAVLSELESVVVEGVQPRPWHEMVSVKQTNTAESVYLAYERQLHQILLPKLEELISSELYVYVNLGNPSRIFEILRYYQMLFDKEQLNFEELQTYLLDNLKDQGELSPDELSVLSLLIEDVFNGNYDNQLQPNLDLIAVATNNLEGLSPERLIYARIKAMPEYRTQVDLRSQLGEKFDSLFEFSSDFHGYLIPEVFTKQGYAQIDLSAKSELLNTLMSEFKAIQGDMSGASVVELTELSKQVQRLYFADYIYQWKDLVNNIQVKQFNNASDLSFALRNARAPATSPLLDVLDAVVVNTTLAVAEQPDTKGQKRVAGQLGLKKAKKALNKANKVNRAVGDKLLRLQPSFVVNEAFLPFSRFVNGSGKDKGNDKPIDALIAQVDELNSFFDAALSSTNPGKSFHAYAIAHAQGSADPIVNFRKAGSKAPSKVASWTKDLSKQAWGQVVRGSVSYLNIQWDERVYQFYVSAIEGRFPFTQHGRGEVSLDDFTQFFKTSGRLELYVDEYLKPFVYWDNDRLKFNEVGGLTLPISVNTRKQLERARKLSKIFFGSSGEELALRIGFKASSMSTNVTEFQLREAESLFSYKHGPRVWRDVIWPTSDVDGYLSTEFYNGKNRVVSQSYTGQWALFRAIFSNRSSSTASRLIRKLDYKINQSNIVLDYTLRDSNQPLDKSLFVQFTLPRQL, encoded by the coding sequence ATGTTTAAAAAGATTTTTTCCATTGTCTTAGCCGTCGCTGCCATTGTAGGAAGCATAACACTTTGGGTGTATTTACCCGAAGGGAAACCTACTTGGTTGAAGTGGGTAGCGACCGGCCTAACGAGCATTATCCTAATCTTCACTGCACTTTGGTGGTGGAAACAACGCAACCTTAGCCAAGCAGAGTCGGAAGAGCACGATCTTGAAGTTCTGCTTAAGCAAGATACGCGAGTTATTCAACAATTGTTCCGCGTCGCGACCAAGAAAATTCTGGGACAGGGGCGCAACAAACTAGAGAGTTTATACAACTTACCTTGGTATTTGGTTGTTGGTGGTGAAAAAGACGCTAAAAGCGCTATTTTGCTGCAAAACGGGTTTGAACCTGTTAACGATCGCTACCTAGACGAAAGTGATACCGAACAGTACTTGCGTTTCTGGATCAATGATAATGCTGTTGTGGTGGAGGTCGGCCATCGGATATTTGACAGCGAGGGTATCGACGAAGCACTTTGGAAAGTACTGGCAAAGCAATTTCTTAAGTACCGTCCAAGACAAGGCTTAAACGGTATTGTTGCTGTGATCGGTTGTGATCGACTCATGATCGGTGACAAAAAAGAACGAGCCAAGCTTTCCGGTATTTATCAGGAAGCCGTGCTGTCAATGGGGGGAGAGCTGGATCTCAACTTACCTGTATATGCTGCATTTTCCAAAGCAGACTCCATTGCGGACTTTACGGGCTTCTTTGAAAGTTTCACGGCATGTGACTCTGAGAACCCATTCGGTATTACCTTCGAATGCGATCAATTGCGTCGCTACGACAAGCATCAATTCGAAGCAGAAAGCCACAAATTGATTCAGTCTATCGCGGAGCAGCAATTCGAGTTGCTTCGAAACGTGAACAGCGAAAAATCAGGTTCGATCATCGCATGGCCTTATCAGCTTCGAATTTTTTTAGAGCGAGTCAACGAATTGCTGACCGATATCGGTCGCGAGAATCGCGTTCGAGAAGCGGTATGGATTCGTGGCGCTTATATGATGTCCTCGGGGCAAAAAGGCGTTGAACACGATTTACTGACGCAAGTAGTTGCGCAGCGGGCCGAATTTAACTCGGTTAGGCAAGAAGACCAACAGCCAAACCGCCGAGGTTACTTTACCCAACGCTTGTTCAACAAAGTCATTCTTCCTGAGAAGAACATTGTGGGCGTTAATGAGTGGCGTCATGCTGGTTACTTTGCGTTTCGCTCTGCGGTATTAGTCTCTATTGTGGCGCTGATTTCCATTGCTGGGCTCAAGTTAAAAGATAACTGGAACGTTGATGAAGATTGGCGTACAGCAGCGTTGGCGCAGATTCGCTTCTACAAAAGTGGCATCAATGAGCTGAGTAATGATTACTCTATGTCCGAGATGATCGCGGTGCTATCTGAGTTGGAAAGTGTTGTTGTTGAAGGGGTACAGCCTAGACCTTGGCATGAAATGGTCAGTGTGAAGCAGACGAATACTGCAGAGAGCGTCTACCTCGCCTACGAAAGGCAGTTGCATCAAATCTTACTGCCCAAACTTGAAGAACTGATCAGCAGTGAATTGTACGTTTACGTGAATTTGGGAAATCCAAGCAGGATTTTTGAAATTCTTCGCTACTACCAGATGTTGTTTGATAAGGAACAGCTTAACTTTGAGGAGCTGCAAACCTACTTATTAGACAACTTAAAGGATCAGGGGGAGCTATCCCCGGACGAGTTGTCCGTTTTGTCGCTGCTGATTGAAGATGTATTCAACGGTAATTATGACAACCAACTTCAACCCAACCTAGATCTGATTGCCGTGGCGACCAATAACCTAGAAGGCTTATCGCCAGAGCGCTTGATCTACGCGCGTATCAAAGCCATGCCTGAATACCGCACTCAAGTGGATTTGCGCAGTCAACTGGGTGAAAAATTTGACAGCTTATTTGAATTTTCCAGTGATTTTCACGGTTATTTGATCCCTGAAGTCTTCACTAAGCAAGGTTACGCGCAGATTGATTTGAGCGCTAAATCTGAGCTCTTGAATACCCTAATGAGCGAGTTCAAGGCGATTCAGGGTGATATGTCTGGTGCATCGGTGGTTGAGCTTACGGAATTGAGTAAGCAAGTGCAGCGCCTGTACTTCGCGGATTACATTTATCAGTGGAAGGATCTGGTCAATAACATTCAGGTTAAGCAGTTCAATAATGCATCTGATCTAAGCTTTGCTCTCAGAAATGCTCGTGCGCCTGCAACCAGTCCGCTGTTGGACGTATTAGACGCTGTGGTGGTTAACACCACATTGGCTGTCGCTGAGCAGCCTGATACCAAAGGACAAAAACGCGTCGCTGGTCAGCTTGGTCTTAAAAAAGCCAAAAAGGCGCTAAATAAAGCTAACAAAGTAAACCGAGCTGTGGGTGATAAGCTGCTGAGATTACAACCTTCTTTCGTCGTGAATGAAGCGTTTCTACCTTTCTCTCGCTTTGTAAATGGCAGCGGTAAAGATAAAGGAAATGACAAGCCGATCGACGCTTTGATTGCTCAGGTGGATGAGCTGAACTCGTTCTTTGACGCCGCACTGTCTAGCACCAATCCAGGGAAATCCTTCCACGCTTATGCTATTGCGCATGCTCAGGGTAGTGCAGACCCAATTGTGAATTTTCGAAAAGCGGGCAGTAAAGCGCCAAGCAAAGTGGCCTCTTGGACGAAAGATCTGAGTAAGCAAGCGTGGGGGCAAGTCGTCCGTGGCAGCGTGTCTTATCTGAATATTCAGTGGGACGAGCGTGTTTACCAGTTTTATGTGTCTGCCATTGAGGGCCGTTTCCCATTTACTCAACATGGGCGTGGTGAAGTGAGTTTGGATGACTTTACTCAATTCTTTAAAACCAGTGGTCGTCTTGAACTTTATGTCGATGAGTATCTAAAACCTTTTGTTTATTGGGATAACGACCGCTTGAAATTCAACGAAGTGGGTGGTCTTACCCTTCCTATCAGCGTAAATACGCGTAAGCAACTCGAACGTGCAAGGAAGCTCAGTAAGATCTTCTTTGGTTCCTCTGGAGAAGAGCTCGCACTGAGAATTGGCTTCAAAGCGAGTTCAATGAGCACCAATGTCACGGAATTCCAGTTAAGGGAAGCAGAAAGCCTGTTTAGCTATAAACATGGCCCGCGAGTATGGCGTGACGTGATATGGCCAACCTCTGATGTGGACGGTTACCTCAGCACGGAATTCTATAACGGTAAAAACCGAGTGGTGTCGCAGTCCTATACTGGTCAGTGGGCGCTGTTCCGAGCCATTTTTTCGAACCGTAGCAGTTCGACAGCCAGCCGCTTGATTCGCAAACTGGATTACAAAATAAACCAGAGCAACATTGTATTGGACTACACGCTGCGCGACTCCAACCAACCGTTGGATAAGTCTCTGTTTGTTCAATTTACTTTGCCTAGGCAGTTATAG